One region of Gossypium raimondii isolate GPD5lz chromosome 6, ASM2569854v1, whole genome shotgun sequence genomic DNA includes:
- the LOC105772957 gene encoding ATP synthase gamma chain, chloroplastic, with protein sequence MSCSNLTMWVSSKPSLSDTSSLSFRSFISPFQLPSQSSTPGNPSRSSSVTPVHCGLRELRDRIDSVKNTQKITEAMKLVAAAKVRRAQEAVVNGRPFSESLVEVLYNINEQLQTEDIDAPLTNVRPVKKVALVVVTGDRGLCGGFNNAIIKKAEARIAELKQLGLDYTIISVGKKGNSYFIRRPYIPVDRFLDGSSLPTAKEAQAIADDVFSLFVSEEVDKVELLYTKFVSLVKSDPVIHTLLPLSPKGEICDVNGVCVDAAEDEFFRLTTREGKLTVEREVMRTQTADFSPILQFEQDPVQILDALLPLYLNSQVLRALQESLASELAARMSAMSNATDNAQELKKTLSIVYNRQRQAKITGEILEIVAGANALV encoded by the coding sequence ATGTCTTGCTCAAATCTGACAATGTGGGTGTCCTCAAAACCCTCTCTTTCTGACACTTCTTCACTCTCTTTCCGTTCTTTCATCAGCCCTTTTCAGCTCCCATCTCAGAGCTCAACCCCCGGTAACCCTTCCAGGTCCTCATCTGTAACCCCAGTTCACTGTGGTCTTCGTGAGCTTAGAGACCGTATTGATTCAGTAAAGAACACGCAGAAGATCACTGAAGCCATGAAACTTGTGGCTGCTGCTAAAGTTAGGAGAGCACAAGAAGCTGTTGTCAATGGCAGACCTTTCTCTGAGTCCCTGGTTGAAGTTCTTTACAACATCAATGAACAGCTCCAGACTGAAGACATAGATGCTCCTCTCACAAACGTCAGGCCTGTCAAAAAAGTTGCTTTGGTTGTTGTTACTGGTGATCGTGGTCTCTGTGGAGGTTTTAACAATGCTATCATCAAGAAAGCTGAAGCTAGAATTGCAGAATTGAAGCAGCTTGGACTTGATTATACAATAATCAGTGTGGGGAAAAAGGgtaattcatatttcatccGCAGGCCTTACATCCCAGTGGACAGATTCCTAGATGGTAGCTCACTCCCTACAGCTAAAGAAGCTCAGGCAATTGCTGATGATGTTTTTTCACTCTTTGTTAGTGAAGAAGTCGATAAAGTGGAGCTTTTGTACACCAAATTCGTATCCTTGGTTAAGTCTGATCCTGTGATTCATACTTTGCTTCCACTGTCACCAAAGGGTGAAATCTGTGATGTAAATGGTGTTTGTGTTGATGCTGCTGAGGATGAGTTCTTCAGATTGACAACCAGGGAAGGGAAACTGACGGTGGAGAGAGAAGTTATGAGGACTCAGACAGCTGATTTCTCTCCCATTTTGCAGTTTGAGCAGGACCCAGTTCAGATTCTTGATGCTTTGTTGCCTCTTTATCTCAACAGCCAGGTTCTGAGGGCTTTGCAGGAATCACTAGCCAGTGAGCTTGCAGCTAGGATGAGTGCCATGAGCAATGCTACTGATAATGCCCAGGAACTGAAAAAGACCTTGTCTATCGTCTACAACCGGCAGCGTCAAGCGAAAATCACCGGAGAGATATTGGAGATTGTTGCTGGTGCCAATGCTTTGGTCTAA